A window of the Leptolyngbya subtilissima AS-A7 genome harbors these coding sequences:
- a CDS encoding two-component system response regulator, whose amino-acid sequence MRQPTMSHELFADRIPEILVADDTLDALRLLSNALSTHGYDVRSVTSGLMAIASVQAALPDLILLDIKMPDLTGYEVCQRLKANHKTQEIPVIFISALDETFDKVKAFQTGGVDYITKPFQIEEVLARVQNQLALRFSVTQIHRLNAQLEQQVQHRTAQLQAVNQTLTQEVLERRQIEHDLRESEEKFRQISENIRAVFWLTDFDNHMGQETQTRYVSPAIESIWRQPRELFYQDPQAWTNSIHPEDRDRVIAAFLTQAHLGQYDEEFRIVRPDGTIRWIHDRGFPIHDETGAVYRLTGVSEDITDQVQAELERDRFFNLSLDLLFIADRQGQLKRLNPAWQSIMGYPCDQLIDQPFTTIVHPEDLPLAEQVLQQLWRGEEVNEVEMRCRCANGSYLWIAWNGVPFLQEHLIYGAGRDISQRKASESRLMHETLHDALTGLANRPCFMERLQLAIKQQRRHQTSCFAVLFIDLDGFKSVNDTLGHGVGDQLLIRVSQLLLETVREVDSVARLGGDEFTILLENIQHPEEVVDIAERIQQKLGPALAIGHHDIFTSASIGIVIGAPEYQQVADILRDADIAMYQAKANGKARYEVFNSAMYAATLQHVEIETHLRHAILNNELEIHYQPIVSLQPERGLEGFEVLLRWRHPQKGLVPAGEFIPIAEETGLINAIGEWALQEACMQFSHWQQLWPDFAKLYLSVNISGRQLREPSLLQTLDRMLEETHIPVRCLRFEITESSLIKNTAIATQLLERMQIRGIQVSLDDFGTGFSSLSYLHQFPINTIKIDRSFVNVMLHGEKERSIIQSIVALAKTLGLATIAEGIETRQQLEALQSLGCESGQGFFFARPMPPAQLEAFLTQTCQQCPVRHICFTDCHRVAAH is encoded by the coding sequence ATGCGGCAACCCACCATGAGTCATGAGCTGTTTGCCGATCGCATTCCCGAGATTCTAGTCGCCGATGACACCCTAGATGCGCTGCGGCTGCTGTCAAATGCCCTCTCCACCCATGGGTATGACGTTCGCAGTGTGACCAGTGGTCTGATGGCGATCGCCTCGGTGCAGGCCGCTCTGCCCGACCTGATTTTGCTCGATATCAAAATGCCCGACTTGACCGGCTATGAGGTGTGCCAGCGGCTCAAGGCTAATCACAAAACCCAAGAGATTCCGGTCATCTTCATCAGCGCCCTCGATGAAACCTTTGACAAGGTCAAGGCCTTTCAAACAGGCGGGGTAGACTACATCACCAAGCCGTTCCAAATCGAAGAAGTGCTGGCGCGGGTGCAAAACCAGCTTGCCCTGCGGTTTTCGGTCACTCAAATTCACCGGCTCAACGCCCAGCTAGAGCAGCAGGTGCAACACCGCACCGCCCAGCTGCAAGCGGTCAACCAAACGCTGACCCAAGAAGTGCTGGAGCGGCGGCAGATTGAGCACGATCTGCGGGAGAGCGAAGAGAAGTTTCGCCAAATTTCAGAAAACATTCGGGCGGTGTTTTGGCTGACGGACTTTGACAACCATATGGGGCAAGAGACCCAGACGCGCTACGTCAGCCCGGCAATAGAGAGCATTTGGAGGCAGCCCCGAGAGCTGTTTTATCAAGATCCCCAGGCCTGGACGAACAGTATTCACCCCGAGGACCGCGATCGCGTCATTGCTGCATTTCTAACCCAGGCCCACCTCGGCCAGTACGACGAGGAGTTCCGCATTGTTCGCCCCGATGGCACGATTCGCTGGATCCACGATCGCGGCTTTCCCATCCACGACGAAACCGGTGCGGTGTACCGCCTCACGGGCGTCAGCGAAGACATTACGGACCAGGTGCAGGCCGAGCTAGAGCGCGATCGCTTTTTCAACCTCTCCCTCGATCTGCTATTTATTGCCGATCGCCAGGGCCAGCTCAAGCGCCTAAACCCAGCCTGGCAATCCATAATGGGCTACCCCTGCGACCAGCTGATCGATCAGCCCTTCACTACCATCGTTCACCCCGAAGACCTGCCCCTAGCCGAACAAGTCCTGCAGCAGCTGTGGCGCGGGGAAGAAGTGAACGAAGTCGAAATGCGCTGCCGCTGTGCCAACGGCAGCTACCTCTGGATTGCTTGGAACGGCGTGCCTTTTTTGCAGGAGCACCTGATCTATGGAGCGGGGCGCGATATTTCCCAGCGCAAAGCTTCCGAGTCGCGGCTCATGCATGAAACCCTCCACGATGCCTTGACCGGGCTCGCCAATCGCCCCTGCTTTATGGAGCGCCTGCAGCTGGCGATCAAACAGCAGCGGCGGCATCAAACTAGCTGCTTTGCGGTGCTCTTTATTGACTTAGATGGCTTCAAAAGCGTCAACGATACCCTGGGACACGGGGTTGGCGATCAGCTCTTGATTCGCGTCTCGCAACTGCTGCTCGAAACTGTGCGCGAGGTCGATTCGGTGGCCCGCTTGGGGGGAGATGAGTTCACTATTTTGCTGGAAAACATTCAGCATCCCGAAGAGGTGGTTGACATTGCTGAGCGCATTCAACAAAAGCTCGGCCCTGCCCTCGCCATTGGCCACCACGACATCTTTACTAGTGCCAGCATTGGCATTGTCATCGGCGCACCAGAGTATCAGCAGGTGGCCGATATTCTTCGCGATGCCGACATTGCCATGTATCAAGCAAAGGCTAACGGCAAAGCGCGCTATGAGGTGTTTAACAGCGCTATGTATGCCGCTACCCTTCAACACGTCGAAATTGAGACGCACCTGCGCCATGCCATTCTCAACAACGAGCTTGAAATTCACTATCAGCCCATCGTCAGTCTTCAGCCTGAGCGCGGGCTAGAGGGCTTTGAAGTTTTGCTGCGGTGGCGGCATCCTCAAAAAGGGCTGGTTCCCGCCGGCGAGTTTATCCCTATCGCCGAAGAAACGGGACTAATCAATGCGATCGGGGAGTGGGCGCTGCAAGAAGCCTGTATGCAGTTCAGCCATTGGCAACAGCTCTGGCCCGATTTTGCCAAGCTATATCTGAGCGTCAATATTTCTGGCCGCCAGCTGCGCGAACCGTCTCTGCTGCAAACCCTAGATCGCATGCTAGAGGAAACTCACATTCCGGTCCGATGCCTGCGGTTTGAAATTACCGAAAGCAGCCTGATCAAAAATACGGCGATCGCAACTCAGCTATTAGAACGCATGCAGATCCGAGGCATTCAGGTCAGCCTAGATGATTTTGGCACTGGCTTTTCCTCCCTCAGCTACCTGCATCAGTTCCCCATTAACACCATCAAAATCGATCGCTCCTTTGTCAATGTGATGCTGCATGGCGAAAAAGAACGCAGCATTATTCAATCGATCGTGGCGCTGGCCAAGACCTTGGGCCTGGCCACGATCGCCGAAGGCATTGAAACCCGACAGCAGCTCGAAGCCCTTCAGTCTCTGGGATGTGAATCGGGGCAGGGCTTTTTCTTTGCCCGCCCAATGCCCCCTGCTCAACTGGAGGCGTTTTTAACCCAAACTTGCCAGCAGTGCCCGGTTCGCCATATCTGCTTTACCGATTGCCATCGGGTAGCTGCCCACTAA
- a CDS encoding hybrid sensor histidine kinase/response regulator, translated as MKIPLRLLLIVPFILEIGAAVGLTGWLSLRNGQKAVNDVVSQLEQEVTNRIQVTLDEYLTVPHRINQINADLFELDLLSFEQQATFERHFWQQMQEFEEASYIYVSSETGGFWTAHRNAQAGPITYYVTDNPGDGVMVHFGVDAQGNRAQQLDVTTDYDPRIRDWYTDAKKAGTARWTEVYQLVPELTLAITANAPIYNAAGQLEGVLGVDLVLADIGDFLSTLKIGQTGQAFLIEKDQSLIASSTQENPFVKPRADGPEERLHAIASNNPMIAATTRHLLDQFQTLESIEASHQLAFPIDGQKHFVQVTPIVDELGIDWLLVVVVPESDFMAQIQANTRTTILLCLVSLAIATGLGIVTARYIARPIQQLSDQSKQVTEALQKSHTAPIESLALSTHQLGPVQEVATLSDSFRRMATELNQAFDALQHTNEELEERVQQRTLDLAQAKEQAETANHAKSEFLANMSHELRTPLSAILGFVQLMNRNQVSAQTEKEYLEVINHSAEHLLELINDVLDLSKIEAGNITLNLTNFDLHALLNRLQEMFLPRSQRQGLSLQIEWADEVPQYVCSDEKKVRQILINLIGNALKFTKTGGITVTALVLSQSDQVSAPFSPNVPNMPSVWLRIEVQDSGMGIPPQQLEAIFASFNQVHPESEGTGLGLTISRQFAHLLGGQLRVRSRLGQGSTFTLDVPMQPVPATAIPAEVLPQRAIALAPSQPTYRILIVDDRWSNRQFLVKLLEPFGFELREAANGQEAFDIWRDWQPHLIWMDMRMPVMHGYEAAQRIKSYIDGQATVIVALTASVFEEQRQVVLAYGCDDFIRKPVKEHVIFDKLTEHLGIVFVYEDTPLPTNFPSSAPLQFAALQVMPADWLQRLKQAATIAKPGAIMDLIGQIPSHEPVLAAELRRMVDQYQLEAIIHLVDAATHHES; from the coding sequence AAAGGCGGTGAATGATGTGGTCTCGCAGCTGGAACAGGAAGTCACCAACCGCATTCAGGTGACGCTGGACGAGTATTTGACGGTGCCGCACCGCATCAATCAAATCAACGCGGATCTGTTTGAGTTAGATCTGCTGAGCTTTGAGCAGCAAGCTACATTTGAGCGCCACTTCTGGCAGCAAATGCAGGAATTTGAAGAGGCCAGCTATATCTATGTCAGCAGCGAAACCGGCGGATTTTGGACGGCGCACCGCAATGCTCAAGCTGGCCCCATCACCTACTACGTGACAGATAACCCTGGCGACGGGGTGATGGTGCATTTTGGCGTAGATGCCCAAGGCAACCGCGCCCAGCAGCTCGACGTCACCACCGACTACGACCCCCGCATTCGGGACTGGTATACCGACGCCAAAAAGGCGGGCACTGCCCGCTGGACAGAGGTCTATCAGCTGGTGCCAGAACTCACCCTGGCAATTACGGCCAATGCGCCGATTTACAACGCCGCCGGGCAGCTCGAAGGCGTGCTGGGGGTGGACCTGGTGCTAGCGGATATCGGCGACTTTTTGAGCACGCTGAAAATTGGCCAAACCGGGCAGGCGTTTTTGATCGAAAAAGACCAGTCGCTGATTGCCAGCTCGACCCAAGAGAATCCGTTTGTCAAACCCAGGGCGGATGGGCCGGAGGAGCGACTGCATGCGATCGCTAGTAATAACCCCATGATCGCCGCCACCACCCGGCATTTGCTAGATCAGTTCCAAACCCTGGAGAGCATTGAGGCCTCTCACCAGCTGGCGTTTCCCATCGATGGGCAAAAGCACTTTGTGCAGGTGACACCCATTGTGGATGAGCTGGGAATTGACTGGCTGTTGGTGGTAGTCGTCCCCGAATCGGACTTTATGGCGCAGATTCAGGCCAACACCCGCACCACAATTTTGCTGTGCTTGGTGTCGTTGGCGATCGCCACCGGGCTAGGCATCGTCACTGCCCGCTACATCGCCCGCCCCATCCAGCAGCTGAGCGATCAGTCAAAACAGGTGACTGAGGCGCTGCAAAAAAGCCACACCGCCCCGATCGAATCCCTGGCGTTGTCTACCCATCAGCTTGGCCCAGTGCAGGAAGTTGCCACCCTATCCGACTCCTTTCGGCGCATGGCCACCGAGCTGAATCAGGCCTTTGATGCCCTCCAGCACACCAACGAAGAATTAGAAGAGCGGGTGCAGCAGCGCACCCTCGATCTAGCCCAGGCTAAGGAGCAAGCCGAAACCGCCAACCACGCCAAGAGCGAATTTTTGGCCAACATGAGTCATGAACTGCGCACGCCCCTGAGCGCCATTTTGGGCTTTGTGCAGCTGATGAATCGCAACCAGGTCTCAGCCCAAACCGAAAAAGAATATTTGGAGGTGATCAACCACAGCGCCGAGCATCTGCTGGAGCTGATCAACGATGTGCTAGATCTCTCAAAGATTGAAGCGGGCAATATCACCCTTAATCTGACTAACTTTGACCTCCACGCGTTGCTCAATCGGCTGCAGGAGATGTTTTTGCCCCGCAGCCAGAGGCAGGGCCTATCGCTGCAAATTGAATGGGCTGACGAGGTGCCCCAATACGTTTGCAGCGATGAAAAGAAAGTGCGGCAAATTTTGATCAACCTGATTGGTAACGCGCTCAAGTTTACAAAAACGGGAGGCATTACGGTGACGGCCTTGGTGCTGTCTCAGTCCGATCAGGTATCCGCGCCATTTTCCCCAAATGTTCCCAATATGCCGTCCGTGTGGCTTCGTATAGAGGTTCAAGACAGCGGCATGGGCATCCCCCCCCAGCAACTGGAGGCGATTTTTGCCTCCTTCAACCAGGTCCACCCCGAGAGCGAAGGCACCGGATTAGGCCTGACCATCAGCCGCCAATTTGCCCACCTGCTGGGCGGTCAGCTAAGGGTGCGTAGCCGGCTGGGCCAAGGCAGCACCTTTACCCTAGATGTGCCGATGCAGCCCGTGCCTGCCACGGCGATTCCAGCCGAGGTGCTGCCCCAGCGGGCGATCGCCCTTGCCCCCAGCCAGCCCACCTACCGCATTTTGATCGTGGATGACCGCTGGAGCAACCGCCAGTTTTTAGTCAAACTTTTGGAGCCCTTTGGCTTTGAGCTGCGAGAAGCCGCCAACGGCCAGGAAGCCTTTGATATCTGGCGAGACTGGCAACCGCACCTAATCTGGATGGATATGCGCATGCCGGTGATGCATGGCTATGAAGCGGCCCAGCGCATCAAATCTTACATTGACGGCCAAGCCACGGTGATTGTTGCCCTCACCGCTAGCGTATTTGAAGAACAGCGGCAGGTCGTGCTGGCCTATGGCTGCGACGACTTTATCCGTAAGCCCGTTAAGGAACATGTGATTTTCGATAAGTTAACTGAGCACTTGGGTATTGTTTTTGTATACGAAGATACTCCTTTGCCCACTAATTTTCCCTCTAGCGCACCGCTACAATTCGCAGCTCTACAGGTTATGCCTGCGGACTGGCTACAACGGTTGAAGCAGGCAGCGACCATTGCCAAACCCGGCGCCATCATGGATTTAATTGGTCAAATTCCATCCCATGAGCCGGTTTTGGCGGCTGAGCTCAGGCGTATGGTTGACCAATATCAGTTAGAAGCCATTATTCATTTAGTCGATGCGGCAACCCACCATGAGTCATGA